The DNA region TGAAAGAGGAATGCCAAGAGATTGAGGGTGAGCAGAGTAGCAGCTAGATGGTGTTGACCATGGCCAAAGTTATGTTCGAGATGATAGCCCTTGGTCTTGAGGACGTTATGATTTTCGTTCTCAGTCTTCCACCGACTTCTGCCAGCGCTGACCACGTGGGGCACCGTTGCGGGAGTCAGGTCGTGGTCAGTCACCCAGGCATTGGTGTAGAGGACTTTGCCGTCTGATTCGCGCACCACTGTGAGTTCACACCAGTTGACTTGCAAAGCAGGTTGGGTGTCGCGCAGCGGAATTTGATTGACATAGCGGTAGCGATAAATTTCTTTCGTGCGTTTGTTCCACTGCGCTTGTTCTAAGGTTTTGACTTCGCCGTTGGCATCCAAATAGCCCAGCCAGTCGTAGAGGGCAGGGTGCGACTGTGGCAGACACGTAAAAATAAAGCTGAATTGATGCTGTAAGCAGTGTTCGCACAGGGGTTGATGGCTATAGAGGTCATCTCCAAGCAGGGTTATCCCTTGAGTTCCAAACCGAGCCGCATGAGTGCTGATCCACCGTTTGGCGGCTGCCACTTCACAGTCTTGCTTCTCATGCCCATCTTGCGGGGTGACAAACTCTGGGACTAACGCAATCACCTGCGGTTGATCAGGCGCGACAATCGCTGGCAAAATCGCCTGATGAACGTAAGTGACCTTGCCATTCTTGTGGGTTCGACTCGAACAGTACTGACAGTGAATCTTCTGCGACTTGAAGTACTCCGTGCCATCCAATGCCACCAACAAATCTCCATTCCATTGCTGATAGGATTTGAAATATCCCCCTCGCATCAAAGCGGCATAAACCTGGAAAAACACGGCAAACAATCCCACCGCTGCCACTTCATCCAACAAATTGCGGATTTGCGCTGAACTCGGAATCTGGGCAATCCCAAACAAACTTTGGGCGTTGTCTTTGCCCCGCTGACTTTGCATCTGCCGCTGATGCTCTAGAAACGATTCACATTGCATGAAGAACACCGAAAACGCCCCCAAAATCCCATCGCTCAGCTTGTAGCGCGTTCCATTGCTCGGCTGTCGCGGGTCAGCAATCTGTTCCACGACTTGACGTAGATAGCTCAGCAACACAGCAAAACTCAGGGGCAGACTCTCCATGTTTCGGCTCTCGCGTAGGAATCTCTATCCTCTCTTCAGTTGTTCTTCCTGTCAAAATCTGAATTTGGAATTGCTGAAACTGGTCGCCACCGCTTCAAAAAAACGCCAGGAGCCGTTAAGATGCCGCACCCGATATTCAATTTTGGGCTGGCTAAGGCGAGGAGCTTGAATGGCGTTGTGCAGAACCTGCAGAATGAGATGAATGTCATCTGGATGGACGAGTTCTGCGGCGGGTCGCCCTTCGACATCCTCCAGGCGGTAGCCCAGGACTCGTTCAGCAGAAGGGCTACAGTACTGGAAAACCCCATTCTGATCCAGAATCACAATAATATCGGTGGAGTTTTCAATCAATAAGCGAAATCTACGGGAGGCATAGTCAGACCCTTCAGGATTGCCCCCGTGTAATGCTGTTTCGGTCTGCTTACCATTTGCCATCTTGATTGACTGCTATGTATACACCACCCAGATTACTCGCGACCTTCGAGATTAAAGAGCCGCTCAAAAATTTTAAGGTTGATCACTCCAGATGCTGATGTCGGAGGGGTTAGCCCAGCGTAACGCATCAAAGCCTCAAGGGGATGGGTTACGGTAATCACCTAACTCATCCTACAAAATTCTGTCATTAGTCATTCGTTCTTTGTCGTTCATTCGCTGAAGTGCTTGAAAAAACAAGTCGTGTCATAGGGCACTCTGCAAGGCATCCTTGCTTCTGGTTCTCAGATACCCGGATTGAGTAGTGGTAACGAATGATGCCAGTATTTACAGGCAGCATAAGCAAGAGTGACTACCCCAGTCACGATCGCGGATTCATCCACTTCAAACTGAGGATGATGCAGGGGCGGATTGGGCCGATCTCGATACCCCACTCCTAACCGAAACATACTGCCGGGTGCATATTGCAGGTAGACGGAAAAGTCCTCTGCACCTAAGGAGGGTTCCTGAATAATTTGCACGCCACTGTCTCCCCAGGATTCTCTGGCTGCCAATTCTAGAAGTTGGGTCAGGGTGACATCGTTCTGAACGGAAGGTACACCGCGCCGATATTTGAATTCATACCGGGCACCAAAGGAGTGACATACCCCAGCCACAATGTTTTCAATCCATTCCGGGAGAGACTCGCTGGTGTCGGGATACAGCGATCGCACCGTTCCTAATAACCGCACCTGATCGGCAATTACGTTGGGTGCCCGTCCGCCTTGAATTTGCCCGATCGTCAGTACCAGAGGATGTAAGGGATTTTGGGTGCGGCTGATTGCCTGTTGCAGGGTGGTGATGACTTGAGCCGCGATCCACACAGCATCGATCGCCTCGTGGGGCCGAGCGCCATGCCCCGACTCCCCCATAATGACAATTTCCAGATCATCTGCCGCTGCCGTCAACGCCCCATATCGGATGCCTACCACTCCTGCTGGAATTGACGGAAACACATGCACTGACAGAATTCCAGATACCCCCTCCATCACGCCGTCCTGTACCATCCAGTTAGCCCCCTGGGCAATTTCCTCTGCCGACTGAAACAGAAATCGCACATTTCCGGGGAGGGCTTCCGGTAGCTGGGACAAAACCATGGCCGTGCCCAATCCCACCGTGCTGTGAACATCATGACCACAGGCGTGCATCACTCCAGCTTGCCGTGAGGCAAAGTCTAATCCAGACCGTTCCTGAATCGGTAGGGCATCCATATCGGTGCGAATGGCCAGTAGCCTGGAATCAGTTCCCTGTCCTCGCAGTTCCCCTACTACTCCCACCTTGCCAATTCCTTCTTTAACCTGTAAGCCACAGGAGGAGAGTACGCCCGCTACATAAGCGGCTGTCTGATATTCCTGGCCACTCAGTTCTGGGTGACTGTGCAAGTGACGACGAATCTCAATCAGGCGAGGAGCAAGGTTAGCCGCAAGGTCTTTGATTTGACTCAACATGAAGATTAGTGTGTTGTGCTTTACCTCATGATAAGAGTTGTTAAGCTTACTCTGATCCCGAATCCCGATCCGCGCCTAGTATGTTTACAGAACGCAAACACTGGTTTCGCATGGCACTGCAGCTAAAAGGCTCTGTGATTCCTTCTATTTTGGGGCGTACCCTGCTGTGTGGTGTGTTTGGGGTGTTCGTTTCACTTCTGCTTCATATTCGGGTTCCCGTTGCTCTGCCGATTCTGGCCAGCCTGATTCCTAATATTGTGTTGGGATTGTTGCTGGTATTTCGCACCAACACAGCCTATGAGCGGTTTTGGGAAGGTCGCAAAATTTGGGGAACGTTAGTCAACACCTCTCGTAATCTGGCCCGACAAATCTGGATTATGATTCCGGCTCGATCGCTGGAAGGCCGTGATCAGAAGGCTATGGTATTGCACCTGTTAGTCGCCTTTGCCGTCGCCACGAAGTTGCATTTAAGGCAGGAGCGGATTAATGAGGAGTTGGAAGCCCTGATGCCTGCAGACCAATTTCAGAAATTGCAGGGAATGCATCATCCGCCTCTCAAGATTGCCTTTTGGATTGGCGATTATTTGCAGCAACAGTATGAGCGGAGGTTATTAGATAGTTATCAACTGATGTCTCTGCAAAATCTGTTAAACACTCTGGTGGATTGTGTTGGTGGTTGTGAACGAATTCTCAAAACTCCAATGCCTTTAGCCTATGCTATTCACCTGAAGCAGTTGTTGCTGTTGTATTGTCTGTCACTTCCGTTTCAGGTTGTTGGCACTTTGGGCTGGTGGACAGGCCCGATCGTGATGCTGATTAGCTTTACGTTGTTTGGCATTGAAGAAATTGGGATTGAGATTGAAAATCCCTTTGGTCACGATCCCAACGACCTGCCGTTGGATACGATTTGTGACACCATGCTTCTCAATATTAATGACTTAATGACCCTGCCTCCCTGCACAGAAATTCTTTAGCGGCAGCGGTGATTACCTGATCGCCCTCACCCTTTACAGATCAGGTGTATCATAATCTCAAAAAACCTCATGCCCCTCAAACCCTCCCAAATCCTCGCGCTACTGAAGGCCAAACGATCGCACTTTCAAACCTTCGATCAGACGGCTTTACAAGCTTTACAGAAATATCGGGCCGCCCTGGCAGCAGCCTCTCAGGACTCTGAAAAGCCTCTGCTGGAGCAACTGAGCAGCTTTAATCCCGACGATCGCGGAGCAGAACCACTAGAACCTCTAGGAGATTATCCCAATTGGGTGATTCGGTCTGGATTAGTGTGGCAGAGTCGGGAAGAGAGCTATCAGTGGGTGCGCGATCGCCTCACAGGAATTTCCACCTTTGCCGTTGATGGCTCCCAAATTTATCCGGGTAAGGATTTGTCGATTCCTGTGGCACTGGTGCAAATTGGTTGGTTTGAAAACCTGCACCGCACAGATGGCCACTACGAAAAGGACATTGACCTGGATGTGATGACCCCAACCGATTTGCAGGTGAATAGCAGTGCTGATCCCGTTGATCGGCGGGTGAATATGCGCCGCTTTGAGATGGAAACTGAACGGCTGATCCAGTACATGGACGATCGCTCTGGGTGTAACAATTGTCTGGCCTTTCTGGATGGCTCCCTGGTTGCTACATTTGCCGAAGCTTTTGATGAAGAAACCCGTCGCTTTTACGTCAACTGCATTGTGGAGTTGTTGCAGGCCAGTAAGCAGTACCGCGTCCCCCTGGTGGGTTACATCGATACTACCTATGCCCGTGATTTAACGATCATGTTGCAACGGTTGTTTACCTTGCCTGAAGCGCCCTCTATTCATGACGCTCCATTACTGGGAAAGCTGATGCACTGGGGCGATCGCACACCTTTATTTCGTTGTCGGCGATCGGGCATTCTCAAAAGTTACCCTCCCAGCATTTCTGACCAGATTGGCTTTACTTACTTGAAAGCTCATGAAGGTTATCCGGTACGTCTGGAAGTGCCTCTCTGGGTGTACGAAGCCAATTTACTGGAAACGGTACTGGATTGGGTACGCGGCGAAATTATTATTGGCGGTGGCTATCCTTACGTGATTGAAACGGCGGATCAGACAGCGGTGTTAAAAGCTGAGGATCGTCAGATGTTTTTCCGGCTTCTACAAGATTGGGCCGACTCGGAAGACTTGAATCTGCGTCTCTCCCGCAAAATGGTTAGTAAAGTCCGCCGCCGCTAGTCCATAACAACCAGGATGGGCAGATTTAAATCTGCCCATCCTGGTTACTGATTGGCAATGGACACGGATTGGTATCCTTGGCCCATCCTCCGGATTTTTAGAGATGAGTGATTAGCCTAACAGGGCTTTGGCTTTGGCAACCACGTTTTCTACCGTGAAGCCAAATTTCTCCATACAAACTCCACCGGGAGCCGAGGCCCCGAAGCGATCGACGCTGATGGTTGTGCCTTCATCGCCGACGAACTTGCACCAACCGAAGCTAATCCCTGCTTCTACCGCCAACCGCTTCTTCACGGCTTTGGGCAGTACGGATTCCTGATAAGCGGCATCCTGAGCTGAAAACAGTTCCCAGGAAGGCATGGATACGACCCGGACTTTTTTGCCTTCGGCTTTCAGTTGGTCTGCTGCCTTGACGCAAAGGCCGACTTCCGATCCGGTACCGATCAGAATCAGGTCAGGAGTGCCTTCGCAATCCACTACCGCATAGGCGCCTTTTTCCACCCCTTCAATGGAGGAACCCGCCAGGTTGGGCAGGTTTTGCCGGGAGAGAGCCAGCAGCGTAGGACGATTTTGCTTGGCATACTCGATCGCCACTTTGTAAGCTCCAGAGGTTTCCGTACCATCGGCTGGACGCAGAACAGTCAGGTTAGGAATGGCTCGTAAAGAGGCGATTGTTTCCACGGGTTGGTGGGTGGGGCCGTCTTCACCGAGGGCGATCGAGTCGTGGGTCATCACCCAGATCACGCCCACGCGAGACAGGGCTGAGAGGCGGATGGAAGCCCGCATATAATCGGTGAAGACCAGGAAGGTGGCACCGTAGGGGATCAGACCAGACCCATGCAGAGCAATGCCATTACAGATAGCTCCCATGCCGTGTTCCCGTACCCCAAACCGGATGTTGCGGTTTTGATATTGGCCCTTTTGGAAGTCGCCAAAACCTTTCAGTTCCGTGAGGTTGGAGTGGGTCAGGTCGGCGGAACCACCAAACAACTCAGGCAGGACGGGAGCCAGGGCATTCAGGCAGTTTTCCGAATGCTTCCGGGAGGCCAGTTCCTTGTCTTCAGGCTTGTAAGTGGGTAGCACCTTATCCCAGCCATCCGGCAGTTTGCCACTGATTAAGCGCTCAAATTCAGCCGCTTCCTGAGGATATTTCGTTTTGTATTGCGCCCAGGTTTCTTGCCATTCGGCTTCGTTGCTGGCTCCCCGTTCTACCGCCTGCCGCATATGATTGAGGGCATCTTCGGGAATGACAAAGGGTTCGTAGCTCCAGCCCAGTTGTTCACGGGTCAACTTCACTTCATCGGCACCGAGGGCCGCTCCGTGAACGCCAGCAGTATTGGCTTTGTTGGGGGAACCGTAACCAATGGTTGTTGTCACTTTAATCATCGAAGGCCGATCGGTAACGGCTTTGGCTTCGGCGATCGCTTTGGCAATTCCCTCTAAATCGGTGTTGCCATTGGGAACATGCAGTACATGCCAGCCGTAGGCTTCAAACCGCTTCGAAACATCTTCAGTAAAGGCAATGTCGGTGGAGCCATCGATCGAAATATGGTTGTCGTCGTACAGGGCGATCAGTTTACCCAGCCCTAAGTGACCAGCCAGGGAGCAGGCTTCGCCAGATACCCCTTCCATGTTGCAGCCATCACCCAGGATGACATAGGTATAGTGGTCAACCAGGGTCAGATCAGGTTTATTAAACCTGGCAGCCATGTGCGCTTCTGCCATTGCCAGCCCAACGGCATTAGCAATTCCCTGTCCGAGGGGGCCAGTGGTGACTTCTACCCCTGGGGTTTCAAAGTTTTCGGGGTGTCCTGGCGTTCTGGATTCCCACTGACGGAACTGTTTAATGTCATCCAGCGTCACGCTGTCGTAGCCAGTCAGGTACATCAGGGCGTACTGCAACATACAGCCGTGACCTGCAGAGAGCACAAAGCGATCGCGGTTATACCATTTGGGATTTTTCGGGTTAAACCGCATAAATTGATCCCACAGCACAAAGGCCATCGGAGCCGCGCCCATCGGTAGCCCTGGGTGGCCAGACTTGGCTTTCTCAACAGCGTCAATTGCCAGAAAGCGAATCGAATTAATGCACAGTTCTTCAAGTGTTTGAGTTGCGACAGCCATATTCCTAGTTGGTGACGGGTTGTTGGAGACGGGTTAATGCAAACCTGAGATCTAAAAATCGGGTAGATAGACCACCCGATTGCTACTAAGCCTATCATCCCATTATCAGAGGGAATAGGCAATAATCCCTATTGAAAAAACTAATAAGAGGTGGTTAATCCCCTTTCGTTGCATTCAAAGGGCAGAACAGAGACGAGAGCAGGGAGGATGAGGGCTACTATTCAACGAACTTCTTGAATACCAAGGTGACGTTGTGACCGCCAAACCCAAAGGAATTGGACAGTGCCACGGTCACGGTTTGCTCACGGCTGGTATTGGGCACGTAATCCAGATCGCAATCAGGGTCAGGATTCTGCAAATTAATCGTGGGCGGGACGCGATCGTTCGCGATCGCCATCACGGTTGCCACGGCTTCAATGCCGCCCGACCCGCCTAACAGGTGGCCCGTCATCGACTTGGTTGAACTAATGGCGACTTGATAGGCGTGTTGACCCAACGCTTTCTTAATTGCAGCGGTTTCGGTAGAGTCGTTGGCGGGGGTACTGGTGCCATGAGCATTAATGTAACTCACCTGCTCTGGAGTGATATTGGCATCCTTCAAGGCCAGAGAAATGGCTCTGGCGGCTCCTTCACCACCAGGTACCGGGGAGGTCATGTGGTAAGCATCACAAGTCATCCCATAGCCGACGATTTCGCCATAGATGCGGGCACCCCGTGAAAGGGCGTGTTCTAGAGACTCCAGTACCAGAATGCCGACCCCTTCACCCATGACAAAGCCATCCCGGTCTTGATCAAAGGGACGGCTGGCATGGGTGGGATCATCGTTACGGGTGGACAGCGCCTTACAGGCGGCAAAGCCAGCCAGGGAAAGGGGAGTCACGGCTGCTTCCGTACCGCCACAAATCATGGCCTGGGCATACCCTTGCTGAATCAGACGAAAGGCATCCCCGATCGCATTGGATCCGGCAGCACAGGCCGTGACAGAACAGGAATTTGGCCCTTTTGCTCCCAAATGAATCGCCGTCAGACCAGCGGCCATATTGGCGATCATCATGGGAATCATGAACGGGCTACAGCGATCCGGCCCCTTGGTGAGATACACTTCCTGCTGGTCTTCTAGCACTTTCAGGCCGCCAATTCCCGTCCCAATCAAGACACCGATTTGCTCGGCGTTCAGGTCGTTGATCGTTAATTGGGCATCTGCGATCGCCTGCTTACTGGCGGATACTGCAAACTGGGCAAACCGATCCATCCGTTTCGCTTCCTTCCGATCCAGGTAAAGCAACGGGTCGTAACCTTTGACCTCCCCAGCAAACCGACAGTCATGCCGGGAAGCATCAAATAACGTAATCGGGCCAATACCATTGCGCCCACTCATCAACCCCTGCCAATACTCGGCCAGGGTGTTTCCAATTGGTGTAATCGCGCCCAGTCCAGTGACGACAACGCGCTTACGATCAACATTTGCCATGATTTCAACGTCAGAAAGTGGAATACCGGGAACGCAAAACAAGTGCTAAGTGATGAGTTCTAAGCTTTAAGCCGAAGTCCTTAAGCAATAAACTTAAAACTCAAAAATTTAAACCTTGCCCAAGTCCAGAAGCGTAGTTTCTCTTACAGGAAAACGACCGTTCTCTAGCTGGACTTGGTTTAGAACTACCCCTGGGTATTGAGTTTTGAGTTGAAGCCCTTGACGAACAAACTTAAAACTCAAAGCTTAGCCCTGGGCAAAGGCCCTAAGCGGAAGCTGCGACCTTGTTGCTGATGTAGTCAACAGCCGCTTGAACAGTAGCGATTTCTTCTGCTGCTTCGTCGGGAATTTCAATGTCAAACTCCTCTTCGAGCGCCATTACAAGTTCAACTGTATCCAGGGAGTCAGCCCCCAGGTCATTGGCAAAGCTGGCTTGAGGAGTCACCTCACTAACATCGACTCCTAATTGTTCAGCTACGATCTTCTGAACCTTCTCAAAAATTTCTGATTCGCTCATAAACTCCCTCGTTGGATGCAGTGGCAATTACATACCCTTTGTTCGGATCTGCTCTCAGGTGCAGAACACAAGTCTGATCCCAGTCTCGTTATCCGCTATACCTTTTTGAGCATCTATACATATTATCTGAAAGCGCGATCGCTCAGTAGCACAGGTAGACGCTTTCCAGGAACCCGATTTTTTGCGAGAGACCCAGTTCCTTTCGCCAGGGCATCCTGCTTTCTGTAAGCAGCCCCTAGAAACCGGGTTTCTGGTTTCCTGACGAATTAATTAAGAATTTTGAAAAAACTTTCTTTAGGTAGGGATGATGGAGAGGAGGGGCAAAAATTCCTTAACACCCATCGCGGTTTTTATCTTATGGTCGCAAAATCTTTGAAATATGCCTATTTCCCTGGTTGTGTGGCTCAAGGAGCCTGTCGGGAACTGTACCAGAGTACCGAGAAGTTAACCCAAGCCCTGGGAATTGAACTGATTGAACTGAAAAAGGCTTCCTGCTGTGGTTCCGGTACGTTTAAAGAGGATTCTACTCTGCTGGAAGATACGGTCAATGCTCGTAATATTGCCTTAGCGGAAGAATTGAACCTTCCCCTGTTGACCCATTGCAGTACCTGTCAGGGGGTGATTGGGCACGTAGACGAACGGCTGAAACAAGCTCAACAGCGGAATCCCACTTATGTGGAGCAGGTGAATGACTTGCTGAAACAGGAAGGATGTTCCCCTTACAAGGGCACCACGGAAGTCAAACACCTGCTTTGGGCTTTGGTGGGGGACTATGGACTGGAGGCTTTACAGGAGAAAGTTACCCGGAAACTGGAAGGGCTGAACTGTGCGGCCTTTTATGGCTGCTATCTGTTGCGGGTTCAAGATCATTTGCCATTCGACGATCCCTATAATCCGCAATCGATGGAAAGTGTCTTCCGTGCAGTTGGTGCCACCCCCGTTGAGTACCAGGGACGTACCCAGTGTTGTGGCTGGCCGCTCTCCAGTTACGCCACAGAGCAGGCATTTCAGATGGCAGGCAAACATATTCAAGCGGCGATCGCGGCAGGTGCAGATTGCATCGTTACTCCCTGCCCCCTGTGTCACCTCAATTTAGATGCCCGTCAGCCAGAGGTGGAAAAAGCCATCGGCGATCGGCTGGGCTTACCGATTCTCCATTTACCTCAGTTGATTGCCTTAGCATTGGGGATCAGTTCTCAAGAACTGGGACTCGATCGTCACATCGTCTCCACCCATTCCGTATTGACTAAATTAGGGTTGTAAAACTTCGCGTCAGACCTGTCATTCGTCATTTGTCATGGGCATCATCATCTGACAAGGGACAAATGACGAATGACCAACACCTGCTTATTCAAGGCCCAGGTAGGTCTTCAGAAACCACCTCTTTACCTTAGAAACTCCCAAGACTCCACCGCTCCCATCTTTTTCGGTCAGGGAAAAGCCGATCAGGTCTGCGAAATCCTTATCGGTGATCTCACCAGATTGGTGCTTCTGGAACGCATCAACCACCTTGATGAGTTCATCCACTGAAAATGGATAGCCATTCTTAGCCGCAAAATCGGCGACAACAGGTGCTCGTTCTCCTTTAAGCGCTGCCGATTCCGCTGGATCTAATTCGGCTTCAGTACTGATATTGCCATCTCCGACCCCCAGCAACGCTTCCAACTGCTGGCGTAAAGTCTCATCTTCAGCGGTCTTCTGCATGAATTTCAAAACGGTTGCAGTTGCCATACAAGCACATCCCACTTAATTTTGTTGCTCATATCATATCAAGGGAGCATTGGGCCACTTTCCTTTCTTTACTTTCACGTAAGGCTTTCAACACTATTACGTTGTTTAAACTTTTGCGCCCTTTTGCTGAGAGTGTCTTCAACGGTAGGGTAAACTTAGCCTTGATCCAAAGGTTTGACGGCAAATGTGCTGTTAAATCGACGGGCTGATAAATATTGCGAAGTGTCAAGCAATCATTGGAGCCTTTAATAACATGTCTCATACCGTCAAAATTTATGACACCTGCATTGGTTGCACCCAGTGCGTCCGGGCTTGCCCCACTGACGTTCTAGAGATGGTTCCCTGGGACGGATGCAAAGCAGCTCAAATTGCTTCTTCTCCTAGAACAGAAGATTGTGTAGGTTGCAAACGTTGCGAAACGGCTTGCCCTACCGACTTCTTAAGCATTCGTGTTTATCTGGGAGCAGAAACAACCCGCAGTATGGGGTTGGCTTATTAGAAAGCGCTTTTACGCGATCTTTTTGTATGTGGATCAAACGATTAAGGGGAGAATCGTTCTCCCCTTTTTCATTGTTTGGATTGCCTTCTTATCGGTATTGGGTGCCCCGCACCTGGCGTAAATGACCGATGATAAATGACCAATGACAACGTTTACTGAATTGCTTTCATAATAAAGTCTGCCAGTTCAATCAATTGCTCCTTGTTAAAGGTGTCTAGCAAAACCCTGGCTGCCGCCCGTGGCTCTAAAGGAATCGTGGTTTGATTGGCGCGACTATGACTGGCAGATAACTCTGCCGGACGCACGACAGATTGAATTGGAGGTTGAATCGGCAGCAGAACTGGCATGGGAG from Leptodesmis sichuanensis A121 includes:
- a CDS encoding ISNCY family transposase; amino-acid sequence: MESLPLSFAVLLSYLRQVVEQIADPRQPSNGTRYKLSDGILGAFSVFFMQCESFLEHQRQMQSQRGKDNAQSLFGIAQIPSSAQIRNLLDEVAAVGLFAVFFQVYAALMRGGYFKSYQQWNGDLLVALDGTEYFKSQKIHCQYCSSRTHKNGKVTYVHQAILPAIVAPDQPQVIALVPEFVTPQDGHEKQDCEVAAAKRWISTHAARFGTQGITLLGDDLYSHQPLCEHCLQHQFSFIFTCLPQSHPALYDWLGYLDANGEVKTLEQAQWNKRTKEIYRYRYVNQIPLRDTQPALQVNWCELTVVRESDGKVLYTNAWVTDHDLTPATVPHVVSAGRSRWKTENENHNVLKTKGYHLEHNFGHGQHHLAATLLTLNLLAFLFHTVLHLVDLSYQQIRHKRGTRRGFFQDILALTKYLWFESWQHLLNFMLSDSPPAQTADSS
- a CDS encoding PAS domain S-box protein; translated protein: MANGKQTETALHGGNPEGSDYASRRFRLLIENSTDIIVILDQNGVFQYCSPSAERVLGYRLEDVEGRPAAELVHPDDIHLILQVLHNAIQAPRLSQPKIEYRVRHLNGSWRFFEAVATSFSNSKFRF
- a CDS encoding M20 family metallopeptidase, whose product is MLSQIKDLAANLAPRLIEIRRHLHSHPELSGQEYQTAAYVAGVLSSCGLQVKEGIGKVGVVGELRGQGTDSRLLAIRTDMDALPIQERSGLDFASRQAGVMHACGHDVHSTVGLGTAMVLSQLPEALPGNVRFLFQSAEEIAQGANWMVQDGVMEGVSGILSVHVFPSIPAGVVGIRYGALTAAADDLEIVIMGESGHGARPHEAIDAVWIAAQVITTLQQAISRTQNPLHPLVLTIGQIQGGRAPNVIADQVRLLGTVRSLYPDTSESLPEWIENIVAGVCHSFGARYEFKYRRGVPSVQNDVTLTQLLELAARESWGDSGVQIIQEPSLGAEDFSVYLQYAPGSMFRLGVGYRDRPNPPLHHPQFEVDESAIVTGVVTLAYAACKYWHHSLPLLNPGI
- a CDS encoding bestrophin family protein, producing MFTERKHWFRMALQLKGSVIPSILGRTLLCGVFGVFVSLLLHIRVPVALPILASLIPNIVLGLLLVFRTNTAYERFWEGRKIWGTLVNTSRNLARQIWIMIPARSLEGRDQKAMVLHLLVAFAVATKLHLRQERINEELEALMPADQFQKLQGMHHPPLKIAFWIGDYLQQQYERRLLDSYQLMSLQNLLNTLVDCVGGCERILKTPMPLAYAIHLKQLLLLYCLSLPFQVVGTLGWWTGPIVMLISFTLFGIEEIGIEIENPFGHDPNDLPLDTICDTMLLNINDLMTLPPCTEIL
- a CDS encoding DNA double-strand break repair nuclease NurA, which produces MPLKPSQILALLKAKRSHFQTFDQTALQALQKYRAALAAASQDSEKPLLEQLSSFNPDDRGAEPLEPLGDYPNWVIRSGLVWQSREESYQWVRDRLTGISTFAVDGSQIYPGKDLSIPVALVQIGWFENLHRTDGHYEKDIDLDVMTPTDLQVNSSADPVDRRVNMRRFEMETERLIQYMDDRSGCNNCLAFLDGSLVATFAEAFDEETRRFYVNCIVELLQASKQYRVPLVGYIDTTYARDLTIMLQRLFTLPEAPSIHDAPLLGKLMHWGDRTPLFRCRRSGILKSYPPSISDQIGFTYLKAHEGYPVRLEVPLWVYEANLLETVLDWVRGEIIIGGGYPYVIETADQTAVLKAEDRQMFFRLLQDWADSEDLNLRLSRKMVSKVRRR
- the tkt gene encoding transketolase, whose amino-acid sequence is MAVATQTLEELCINSIRFLAIDAVEKAKSGHPGLPMGAAPMAFVLWDQFMRFNPKNPKWYNRDRFVLSAGHGCMLQYALMYLTGYDSVTLDDIKQFRQWESRTPGHPENFETPGVEVTTGPLGQGIANAVGLAMAEAHMAARFNKPDLTLVDHYTYVILGDGCNMEGVSGEACSLAGHLGLGKLIALYDDNHISIDGSTDIAFTEDVSKRFEAYGWHVLHVPNGNTDLEGIAKAIAEAKAVTDRPSMIKVTTTIGYGSPNKANTAGVHGAALGADEVKLTREQLGWSYEPFVIPEDALNHMRQAVERGASNEAEWQETWAQYKTKYPQEAAEFERLISGKLPDGWDKVLPTYKPEDKELASRKHSENCLNALAPVLPELFGGSADLTHSNLTELKGFGDFQKGQYQNRNIRFGVREHGMGAICNGIALHGSGLIPYGATFLVFTDYMRASIRLSALSRVGVIWVMTHDSIALGEDGPTHQPVETIASLRAIPNLTVLRPADGTETSGAYKVAIEYAKQNRPTLLALSRQNLPNLAGSSIEGVEKGAYAVVDCEGTPDLILIGTGSEVGLCVKAADQLKAEGKKVRVVSMPSWELFSAQDAAYQESVLPKAVKKRLAVEAGISFGWCKFVGDEGTTISVDRFGASAPGGVCMEKFGFTVENVVAKAKALLG
- the fabF gene encoding beta-ketoacyl-ACP synthase II, whose protein sequence is MANVDRKRVVVTGLGAITPIGNTLAEYWQGLMSGRNGIGPITLFDASRHDCRFAGEVKGYDPLLYLDRKEAKRMDRFAQFAVSASKQAIADAQLTINDLNAEQIGVLIGTGIGGLKVLEDQQEVYLTKGPDRCSPFMIPMMIANMAAGLTAIHLGAKGPNSCSVTACAAGSNAIGDAFRLIQQGYAQAMICGGTEAAVTPLSLAGFAACKALSTRNDDPTHASRPFDQDRDGFVMGEGVGILVLESLEHALSRGARIYGEIVGYGMTCDAYHMTSPVPGGEGAARAISLALKDANITPEQVSYINAHGTSTPANDSTETAAIKKALGQHAYQVAISSTKSMTGHLLGGSGGIEAVATVMAIANDRVPPTINLQNPDPDCDLDYVPNTSREQTVTVALSNSFGFGGHNVTLVFKKFVE
- the acpP gene encoding acyl carrier protein, coding for MSESEIFEKVQKIVAEQLGVDVSEVTPQASFANDLGADSLDTVELVMALEEEFDIEIPDEAAEEIATVQAAVDYISNKVAASA
- a CDS encoding CoB--CoM heterodisulfide reductase iron-sulfur subunit B family protein; this translates as MVAKSLKYAYFPGCVAQGACRELYQSTEKLTQALGIELIELKKASCCGSGTFKEDSTLLEDTVNARNIALAEELNLPLLTHCSTCQGVIGHVDERLKQAQQRNPTYVEQVNDLLKQEGCSPYKGTTEVKHLLWALVGDYGLEALQEKVTRKLEGLNCAAFYGCYLLRVQDHLPFDDPYNPQSMESVFRAVGATPVEYQGRTQCCGWPLSSYATEQAFQMAGKHIQAAIAAGADCIVTPCPLCHLNLDARQPEVEKAIGDRLGLPILHLPQLIALALGISSQELGLDRHIVSTHSVLTKLGL
- a CDS encoding Nif11-like leader peptide family natural product precursor — encoded protein: MATATVLKFMQKTAEDETLRQQLEALLGVGDGNISTEAELDPAESAALKGERAPVVADFAAKNGYPFSVDELIKVVDAFQKHQSGEITDKDFADLIGFSLTEKDGSGGVLGVSKVKRWFLKTYLGLE
- the psaC gene encoding photosystem I iron-sulfur center protein PsaC gives rise to the protein MSHTVKIYDTCIGCTQCVRACPTDVLEMVPWDGCKAAQIASSPRTEDCVGCKRCETACPTDFLSIRVYLGAETTRSMGLAY